In the genome of Leeuwenhoekiella sp. MAR_2009_132, one region contains:
- a CDS encoding TIGR04282 family arsenosugar biosynthesis glycosyltransferase, translating to MGLLSKKDTDENKDFEAEFHFPTSDRALLIFTRNPELGKVKTRLAGGVGDEAALEIYKFLLAHTVSITTGLTADKQVFYSEKIRSGDFWDDDKFTKKLQHGKDLGERMNKAFAQAFRAGYKKVIIIGSDMYDLSQQDLEKAFALLDDHDFVVGPAEDGGYYLLGMTFLKPELFQDKTWGTETVLKDTLADLKEESFILLPTRNDVDYYEDIKGIEAFFPFLPQHLK from the coding sequence ATGGGCTTACTTAGCAAAAAAGATACTGACGAAAACAAAGACTTCGAGGCAGAATTTCATTTCCCCACATCAGACCGTGCCTTATTAATTTTTACTCGTAATCCAGAGCTTGGCAAGGTTAAAACACGCCTGGCTGGCGGCGTAGGTGATGAAGCTGCTTTAGAGATTTATAAATTTTTATTAGCGCACACCGTCTCAATAACAACTGGTTTAACTGCAGACAAACAGGTCTTTTATTCTGAAAAAATACGTTCCGGAGATTTTTGGGATGATGATAAATTCACTAAAAAGCTGCAACACGGTAAAGACTTAGGCGAGCGTATGAATAAGGCTTTCGCCCAAGCGTTTAGAGCAGGCTATAAAAAAGTAATTATTATAGGCAGCGATATGTATGATCTCTCTCAACAAGATCTGGAAAAAGCATTTGCTCTGCTTGATGATCACGACTTTGTAGTAGGCCCTGCAGAAGACGGCGGTTATTATTTACTCGGAATGACCTTCTTAAAACCTGAACTTTTTCAGGATAAAACCTGGGGTACCGAAACTGTTCTTAAAGACACGCTTGCAGATTTAAAAGAAGAATCTTTTATATTGCTGCCTACTCGTAATGATGTAGATTATTACGAAGATATTAAAGGTATTGAAGCATTTTTCCCATTTTTACCACAACACTTGAAATAA
- a CDS encoding rhodanese-like domain-containing protein, whose protein sequence is MSTLKITLFLLLTPVLFFGQKKSIDKLLQTYNSQSVPYISVQELKMKSDTYVILDTRKKEEFEVSHLPQAIWVGEKPQKELLKDYINSKKSMVVYCTVGIRSEDYGEILNKEMQGKIYNLYGGIFAWKDAGYDLKDSNNKPTIKVHTFSKNWEDYLKTGIAVH, encoded by the coding sequence ATGTCTACTCTAAAAATTACCTTATTTCTGCTCCTGACTCCTGTTTTATTTTTTGGTCAGAAAAAATCTATAGATAAGTTGTTACAAACTTACAATTCACAAAGTGTACCTTATATTTCTGTACAAGAATTGAAGATGAAATCAGACACCTATGTAATTCTAGACACTCGAAAAAAAGAGGAGTTTGAGGTGAGCCATCTACCTCAAGCAATTTGGGTGGGTGAAAAACCTCAAAAAGAGTTGCTTAAAGATTATATAAACTCAAAAAAATCTATGGTTGTTTATTGTACGGTGGGTATACGCAGTGAAGATTATGGTGAGATACTCAATAAAGAAATGCAAGGTAAAATCTATAATCTCTACGGAGGAATTTTTGCATGGAAAGATGCCGGTTACGATTTAAAAGATTCAAATAACAAACCAACCATTAAGGTTCATACTTTTTCAAAAAATTGGGAAGATTATTTAAAAACAGGCATTGCTGTTCATTAA
- a CDS encoding aldose epimerase family protein has product MITIQPFDKTQDGRAVLSIQLKNASGMEAHFLSYGAILQKLIVPTNTGSFKDVVLGFEDLKSYEEDTSFIGQLVGRNANRIALGAVAIDGKKVSLSANEGNNQLHGGFESFGKKLWEVENLGDEVVFSYTSIDGEEGFPGNLKTQFFVKLQEDNELVMRFEAKTDKETIVNLTRHEYFNLEAGDSDSIKNHHLKINASHYLPKTPANVPSGELRALANTAFDLQKETHLKEAIAAIEGGYDHNYVLNQNRGQQPAAILMNSDKKLQLHLHCTQPGLQFYSANGMTNFKGKGVSLKGPSVALCLEPQHFPDTPNHENFPTTVLKPNAVYEHQIRYKFYYE; this is encoded by the coding sequence TTGATTACAATACAACCTTTTGATAAAACACAAGACGGTCGCGCTGTCTTAAGTATACAGTTAAAAAATGCTTCTGGCATGGAGGCACACTTTCTCTCTTATGGAGCGATACTTCAAAAATTAATTGTTCCTACAAATACCGGTTCTTTTAAAGATGTTGTTCTGGGTTTTGAAGATCTAAAATCGTACGAAGAAGACACTTCGTTTATAGGTCAACTTGTGGGGCGTAATGCAAATCGTATAGCGCTTGGAGCGGTTGCCATAGATGGTAAAAAAGTGTCGCTTTCTGCTAATGAGGGTAATAATCAATTGCATGGTGGTTTTGAATCCTTCGGAAAAAAGCTTTGGGAAGTTGAGAATCTTGGCGATGAGGTGGTTTTTAGTTACACGAGCATTGATGGTGAGGAGGGATTTCCCGGAAATCTGAAAACACAGTTTTTTGTTAAGCTTCAGGAAGATAATGAACTGGTAATGCGTTTTGAAGCAAAAACAGATAAAGAAACGATTGTAAATTTAACCCGGCACGAGTATTTTAACCTTGAAGCAGGGGATAGCGATTCTATTAAAAACCATCATCTAAAAATTAATGCGTCCCATTATTTGCCAAAAACACCAGCGAATGTTCCTTCGGGAGAACTAAGAGCTTTGGCAAATACAGCCTTTGATTTACAAAAAGAAACCCATTTAAAAGAAGCGATTGCGGCTATTGAAGGGGGCTATGACCACAATTATGTTTTAAATCAAAATCGAGGTCAGCAACCCGCAGCTATCTTAATGAATTCTGATAAAAAGCTACAATTGCATTTACATTGTACACAACCCGGCTTGCAATTTTACAGTGCAAACGGGATGACAAATTTTAAAGGTAAGGGAGTTTCCTTAAAAGGACCTTCGGTGGCGTTGTGTTTAGAACCTCAGCATTTTCCAGATACGCCTAACCACGAGAATTTTCCTACTACGGTATTAAAACCTAATGCCGTTTACGAGCATCAAATACGTTATAAATTTTACTATGAGTGA
- the glpK gene encoding glycerol kinase GlpK, whose amino-acid sequence MSDSYIIAFDQGTTSTRAILFDREGIEVAISQKELKQYYPQSGWVEHDPLDLYNDQKAAFEEVFSKANVPLDAIKAIGITNQRETTVVWDKHTGEPVYNAIVWLDKRTESICEMLREQDLARYILKNTGLVIDSYFSATKIKWILDNVEGARARADAGDLLFGTVDSWLIYKFTGKHLTDHTNASRTMLFNIKNLDWDEELLEALDIPRSMLPQVQASSSDFGTLKFKEHSFPIYGVAGDQQAALFGQGGYKSGMAKSTYGTGCFMLLNTGKKPSFSKNGLITTLCCTLENEPHKYALEGSVFVGGASVQWLRDAVGLIDNALETEAICKSIPPLKDLFFVPAFNGMGAPYWDSDAKGSIQGLTFNTGKKELIKATIEAMAYQVSDLLNAMIEDSGKQLKELKVDGGACVNNYLMQFQADILDTNVDRPKMLEVTAMGAAFLAGIKAGIWTKKDIASVRNVDTIFEPNMDVRTRNHKKEGWELAVARTRSGYAETIEKEKAPLRFSIIDRKRYIKKAKSKKFDVVIIGGGVTGAGIALDAATRGMSVCLIEKNDFASGTSNKSTKLVHGGLRYLKQMEIGLVKESGTERAIVHKLAPHLVIPEKMLLPLIEGGQYGKILTSLGLKVYDLLANVEGDDKRRMLTKEETIAREPMLDESTLLGGGYYAEYRTDDARLTIELIKKAADFGAICLNYTEMIDFVYDHKGKITSVTCKDHNTSNLFEVDGRTFVSAAGPWVDKLRVKDESMNNKHLHLTKGVHLVFAKEKLPVHQSLYFDVPDGRMIFAIPRGKTTYVGTTDTNYSGSLDRVVATQADINYLLDAVNQTFPEIHLEESDIQSSWAGLRPLIHEDEKDPSELSRKDETFISKSGLISIAGGKLTGYRKMAKRVSDTVLKQLKDKYSEKFEESRTEHIALTSYAMRNSKEVANYQKKLADTLNVIGIDDAEYKAWYLTTTYGKQADLIKNKINYFRNQDANDRLLRAELWYSVYYEMTNSLADFFVRRTGRLYFNIDTVSQYRQIAVEDFVNYLDWTESRVVLENTKLDELIYDATHFYDTEFKD is encoded by the coding sequence ATGAGTGATTCTTATATAATAGCATTTGACCAGGGCACCACAAGCACACGGGCAATTTTATTTGATCGTGAGGGTATTGAGGTTGCGATTTCTCAGAAGGAACTTAAACAATACTACCCACAATCGGGGTGGGTTGAGCACGATCCATTAGATTTATATAATGATCAGAAAGCTGCTTTTGAAGAGGTTTTTTCTAAGGCAAATGTGCCTTTAGATGCAATAAAAGCAATAGGAATTACAAACCAAAGAGAGACCACAGTCGTTTGGGATAAACATACGGGAGAACCTGTATATAATGCCATCGTCTGGCTCGATAAGCGTACCGAATCTATTTGCGAAATGCTGCGCGAACAGGATCTTGCGCGGTATATTTTAAAAAATACGGGTCTGGTTATAGATAGTTATTTTTCAGCAACCAAGATAAAATGGATTTTAGATAATGTTGAAGGTGCGCGGGCACGTGCAGATGCCGGTGATTTGCTTTTTGGTACTGTTGATAGTTGGTTGATTTATAAATTCACGGGTAAACACCTTACAGATCATACCAATGCCAGCCGTACGATGCTTTTCAATATTAAAAACCTCGATTGGGATGAAGAGCTGTTAGAGGCCTTAGATATACCGCGCAGTATGCTTCCGCAGGTTCAGGCTTCCTCTTCAGACTTTGGTACGTTAAAATTTAAGGAACACTCTTTTCCTATTTACGGAGTAGCAGGTGATCAACAGGCAGCACTTTTTGGACAAGGAGGTTACAAGTCTGGTATGGCAAAAAGTACCTATGGTACGGGTTGTTTTATGTTACTCAATACGGGTAAGAAGCCTTCGTTCTCTAAAAACGGCTTAATAACAACATTGTGCTGTACGCTGGAAAACGAACCGCACAAATATGCTCTTGAGGGAAGTGTTTTCGTAGGCGGCGCATCAGTACAGTGGTTGCGCGATGCAGTAGGACTAATAGATAATGCTTTAGAAACTGAAGCGATCTGTAAAAGTATTCCGCCACTTAAAGATTTATTTTTTGTGCCTGCATTTAATGGGATGGGAGCTCCTTACTGGGATAGTGATGCAAAAGGGAGTATACAGGGATTAACATTTAATACCGGTAAAAAAGAGCTTATAAAAGCTACAATAGAGGCTATGGCCTATCAGGTAAGCGATCTTCTTAATGCAATGATAGAAGATAGTGGCAAACAGCTTAAAGAATTAAAAGTTGATGGCGGTGCCTGTGTAAATAATTACCTAATGCAGTTTCAGGCAGATATCCTGGATACAAATGTAGATCGCCCTAAAATGCTTGAAGTTACTGCAATGGGAGCTGCTTTTCTGGCGGGAATTAAAGCCGGAATCTGGACAAAAAAGGACATTGCTTCAGTGCGTAATGTAGATACTATTTTTGAGCCAAATATGGATGTGCGTACGCGTAACCATAAAAAAGAAGGTTGGGAACTGGCTGTAGCACGTACACGTTCTGGCTACGCCGAAACTATTGAGAAAGAGAAGGCCCCGCTACGTTTTAGTATTATAGACCGTAAGCGCTATATCAAAAAAGCAAAATCTAAAAAGTTTGATGTTGTAATTATAGGCGGAGGTGTTACCGGTGCAGGTATCGCACTAGACGCAGCAACGCGAGGAATGAGCGTTTGTTTAATTGAAAAAAATGATTTTGCTTCAGGAACTAGCAATAAAAGTACAAAGTTGGTTCACGGCGGGTTACGCTATCTGAAACAAATGGAAATAGGTCTCGTAAAAGAATCGGGAACAGAGCGCGCCATAGTGCATAAATTAGCTCCACACCTAGTAATCCCAGAAAAAATGCTCCTGCCCCTTATTGAAGGTGGGCAGTATGGTAAGATTTTGACTTCACTGGGGTTAAAAGTTTATGATTTACTGGCAAATGTAGAAGGTGATGACAAACGGCGTATGCTTACTAAAGAAGAGACTATTGCACGTGAACCTATGCTTGACGAATCTACATTGCTGGGAGGTGGGTATTATGCTGAGTATAGAACAGATGATGCCCGGCTTACAATAGAGCTCATTAAAAAAGCAGCAGATTTTGGTGCGATTTGTCTCAATTATACAGAGATGATTGACTTTGTCTACGATCATAAAGGCAAAATCACCAGTGTAACATGTAAAGATCACAACACCTCAAATTTATTTGAAGTTGACGGTAGAACATTTGTTTCTGCAGCCGGACCCTGGGTTGATAAACTAAGGGTAAAGGATGAGTCTATGAATAATAAACACCTGCATCTTACTAAAGGGGTGCATCTTGTTTTTGCAAAAGAAAAGCTGCCGGTACACCAGTCACTTTATTTTGATGTGCCAGATGGCAGAATGATATTTGCTATCCCTCGTGGTAAAACCACCTATGTAGGAACTACAGACACTAACTATTCGGGGAGTTTAGATCGGGTTGTGGCTACACAAGCAGACATTAATTATTTGCTAGATGCAGTTAATCAAACATTTCCAGAAATACATTTGGAGGAGTCTGATATTCAATCCAGTTGGGCAGGATTACGCCCACTTATTCACGAAGATGAAAAAGATCCTTCAGAATTGTCAAGAAAAGACGAGACATTTATAAGCAAAAGTGGTTTAATTTCAATAGCCGGCGGAAAGTTAACCGGATATCGTAAAATGGCAAAACGGGTTAGCGATACCGTACTTAAGCAGCTTAAAGACAAATACTCAGAGAAGTTTGAAGAATCGAGAACAGAGCATATAGCACTCACTTCGTATGCGATGCGCAATTCTAAAGAGGTTGCAAACTATCAGAAAAAATTAGCCGATACGCTAAATGTTATAGGTATTGATGATGCAGAGTATAAAGCTTGGTATTTAACCACTACCTACGGAAAGCAAGCGGACCTAATTAAAAACAAAATAAACTATTTTAGAAATCAAGATGCTAATGATCGTCTGTTACGCGCAGAATTATGGTACAGTGTCTATTATGAGATGACTAATAGTCTTGCAGATTTTTTTGTAAGACGTACAGGGAGACTCTACTTTAATATAGATACGGTTTCTCAATACCGCCAGATTGCAGTTGAAGATTTTGTGAATTATTTAGATTGGACCGAGTCACGAGTCGTTCTTGAAAACACAAAACTCGATGAGTTAATATATGATGCAACGCACTTTTATGACACAGAATTTAAAGACTAA
- a CDS encoding HAD-IIA family hydrolase: MDKGFLIDMDGVIYSGNDLIPGADTFIKTLQDRGIPFLFMTNNSQRSPIDVVNKLIPMGIKIKEENVYTSAMATAWFLGFTKPNGTAYVLGEGGLLSSLHQNGYSLVTQDPDYVVIGEGRNFTLEMANKAVDMILGGAKLIATNLDPSPMKIGWSNLGIKAIVKMIEEATGRKAFSVGKPSPVMMRAARKKLGLTTDQTIVIGDTMDTDILGSIQMGYKTILTLSGVSKAKHINNYAYAPDMIIDSLKDFNIDEALEKLSVENNISEF, translated from the coding sequence ATGGATAAAGGATTTTTAATAGATATGGATGGGGTTATTTACAGTGGTAATGACTTGATTCCGGGAGCAGATACATTTATAAAAACATTACAGGATCGGGGTATTCCGTTTCTGTTTATGACTAATAATAGTCAACGCAGTCCAATAGACGTTGTCAATAAATTAATCCCAATGGGGATTAAAATTAAGGAAGAAAATGTATACACCAGCGCCATGGCAACAGCCTGGTTTCTGGGCTTTACAAAACCTAATGGTACAGCATATGTTTTAGGAGAAGGTGGGCTATTGTCTAGCTTGCATCAAAATGGCTATTCACTTGTGACACAGGATCCCGATTATGTCGTAATTGGCGAGGGGCGCAATTTTACTTTAGAAATGGCGAATAAAGCCGTAGATATGATTCTTGGGGGTGCAAAACTTATTGCAACAAATTTAGATCCTTCACCTATGAAAATAGGCTGGTCTAACCTGGGTATCAAAGCGATTGTGAAGATGATAGAAGAGGCGACGGGGCGAAAAGCATTTTCGGTAGGAAAACCCAGTCCTGTAATGATGCGTGCAGCCAGAAAAAAATTAGGGCTTACCACAGATCAGACTATCGTAATAGGGGATACTATGGATACAGATATTCTAGGCTCTATACAAATGGGGTACAAAACGATTCTTACTCTATCTGGTGTTTCTAAGGCTAAGCATATTAACAATTATGCATACGCGCCAGATATGATTATAGACTCTTTAAAAGATTTTAATATTGACGAAGCTTTAGAAAAGCTAAGCGTTGAAAATAACATTTCAGAATTTTGA